A DNA window from Streptomyces sp. 71268 contains the following coding sequences:
- a CDS encoding DUF397 domain-containing protein produces the protein MNGTGPVWVKSTYSAGEGQCIEWAPTHATSTGIVPVRDSKDPSGPTLAFEPAAWNAFVAGVKAGDFGGA, from the coding sequence ATGAACGGCACCGGCCCGGTATGGGTCAAGAGCACGTACAGCGCGGGCGAGGGGCAGTGCATCGAGTGGGCCCCTACTCATGCGACCTCCACTGGCATCGTGCCCGTCCGGGACTCGAAGGACCCCAGCGGCCCGACCCTGGCCTTCGAGCCGGCCGCGTGGAACGCCTTCGTGGCAGGCGTCAAGGCGGGGGACTTCGGCGGCGCGTAA
- a CDS encoding helix-turn-helix transcriptional regulator: MNEEILARPKGAAAYFGDEVRALRESLAMSQERFADELHFGQSQVSKVENGTVLASEAFAIAMDRVVGTPAVYRRLRNKLAKQGHPAWFVPYISLEESASGVTDYSCTFLMGLLQTPDYTAAVMRAHFPRETDDQIRARVELRMRRQAVLERENPPLLWVIMHEAVLRTCVGGASVMAAQLDHLIALARSPHVTLQVLPYKAGAAPSHLPFTLLALEGKPHVVYAETPTHGGQVDEAPDVVASAVGNFDRLRMAALPEAESLEMMREIREDHGR, encoded by the coding sequence ATGAACGAGGAGATCCTCGCCCGGCCAAAGGGCGCCGCCGCCTACTTCGGTGACGAGGTGCGAGCGCTGCGCGAATCCCTGGCCATGTCGCAGGAGAGGTTCGCGGACGAGCTGCACTTCGGGCAGAGCCAGGTGTCGAAGGTGGAAAACGGCACCGTGCTCGCGTCGGAGGCGTTCGCCATAGCCATGGATCGAGTAGTCGGTACTCCTGCGGTGTACAGGAGGCTCCGGAACAAGCTGGCCAAGCAGGGACATCCAGCGTGGTTCGTCCCCTACATCTCGCTGGAGGAATCAGCGTCGGGAGTCACCGACTACTCCTGCACGTTCCTCATGGGGCTGCTTCAAACGCCGGACTACACGGCGGCGGTCATGCGCGCCCACTTCCCACGCGAGACCGATGACCAGATCAGAGCGCGTGTCGAACTTCGCATGCGCCGTCAGGCGGTATTGGAGCGAGAGAACCCGCCTCTGCTGTGGGTGATCATGCATGAGGCGGTGCTTCGCACCTGCGTGGGAGGTGCCTCCGTCATGGCCGCTCAGCTTGATCACCTGATCGCGCTTGCACGGTCGCCCCACGTGACCCTCCAGGTGTTGCCGTACAAAGCGGGTGCCGCTCCCTCCCATCTGCCGTTTACGCTGCTTGCGTTGGAAGGCAAGCCGCACGTCGTGTACGCCGAGACACCCACCCATGGTGGGCAGGTGGACGAGGCGCCGGACGTGGTGGCTTCCGCAGTCGGCAATTTCGACCGACTACGGATGGCGGCGCTCCCCGAAGCGGAGTCGCTGGAGATGATGCGCGAGATCAGGGAGGACCACGGCAGATGA
- the tgmC gene encoding ATP-grasp peptide maturase system methyltransferase produces MSTSTQLRETLADSLTETGALTDPEWRRAVSAVPRDLFAGAYFRPVPGTVPTSYRPVREGDPGWLEGIYSDETLITQLDGLTRPDDVAEGAAIGSPSSSSTLPSLVLRMWQQLGVEAGHRVLEIGTGTGYSTALGAHHLGDANITSIEYDPVVGGAAAVALRAAGFAPRLIIGDGLRGDPDGGPYDRLIATCSVRYVPLPWLHQVRPSGKILVTLSGWSLANALVLLDVTGPGEATGRFLPGYTSFMIARPHDRPPRPALALLPGDERPSEIDPTKLDDWTGGWVAQLAAPSAERLGTGAEQILWDVSTGSQARTAPSPDGGWTVVQRGPVRLWDQVERAVEQWQAAGEPHQEGFGITISPAGQRVWLGTEAGPGWDLPI; encoded by the coding sequence GTGAGCACTTCGACCCAGCTCCGCGAGACGTTGGCGGACAGCCTCACCGAGACCGGCGCACTCACGGACCCCGAGTGGCGAAGGGCCGTCAGCGCGGTGCCGCGTGATTTGTTCGCGGGGGCCTACTTCAGGCCGGTGCCGGGCACCGTACCGACCAGCTATCGACCTGTCCGCGAAGGCGACCCCGGATGGTTGGAGGGGATCTACTCCGACGAGACGCTGATCACCCAACTGGACGGGCTGACCCGCCCCGACGATGTGGCGGAGGGGGCCGCGATCGGTTCCCCCTCCTCCTCGTCAACCCTGCCGTCTCTGGTGCTGCGCATGTGGCAACAGCTCGGCGTCGAAGCCGGTCACCGGGTGTTGGAGATCGGCACCGGCACCGGATACTCGACCGCCCTCGGCGCGCACCACCTCGGGGACGCCAATATCACCAGCATCGAATACGACCCTGTGGTCGGCGGTGCCGCCGCTGTGGCGCTCAGGGCGGCCGGCTTCGCACCACGGCTGATCATCGGTGACGGACTGCGCGGCGATCCGGACGGAGGCCCGTACGACCGACTGATCGCCACGTGCTCGGTCCGGTACGTCCCGCTGCCGTGGCTACACCAGGTCCGGCCGAGCGGGAAGATCCTCGTCACTCTCTCTGGTTGGAGTCTCGCCAACGCCCTCGTCTTGCTGGATGTGACCGGCCCCGGGGAGGCAACCGGTCGGTTCCTGCCCGGCTACACCAGCTTCATGATCGCCCGGCCGCACGACCGCCCGCCCCGGCCGGCGCTGGCGCTGCTGCCGGGAGACGAGCGCCCGAGCGAGATCGACCCGACGAAGCTCGACGACTGGACCGGAGGCTGGGTAGCGCAGCTCGCGGCACCGTCGGCCGAACGCCTGGGTACTGGCGCGGAACAGATCCTCTGGGACGTGTCCACCGGCTCACAGGCTCGGACGGCTCCCAGCCCTGATGGCGGCTGGACCGTCGTACAGCGGGGTCCCGTCCGCCTGTGGGATCAGGTGGAGCGGGCCGTGGAGCAGTGGCAGGCCGCCGGCGAACCGCACCAGGAAGGGTTCGGCATCACGATCTCGCCCGCCGGTCAGCGGGTGTGGCTCGGCACCGAGGCCGGCCCCGGGTGGGATCTGCCGATCTGA
- a CDS encoding class I SAM-dependent methyltransferase, which translates to MVNHQDETRTAYDGVVELYASLFANRLETQPFSRTMIGTFAELVRATGNPRAADVGCGPGHLTAMLHELGLDAFGLDLAPGMIDHARQAHPALRFQEARMESLPIEDATLGGVLAHYSMIHTPPGELPELLAEQARVLAPDGLLLVSFFGTDEQEPVRFDHKVAPAYSWPADRLAELLADAELVPFARLLHDPASERGFLDAHLLARRS; encoded by the coding sequence GTGGTGAATCATCAGGACGAGACCAGGACGGCCTACGACGGAGTCGTCGAGCTGTACGCATCGCTGTTCGCAAACCGGCTGGAGACACAGCCTTTCTCCCGGACCATGATCGGCACCTTCGCCGAACTGGTGCGCGCGACGGGCAACCCGCGGGCAGCGGACGTCGGGTGCGGTCCCGGACATCTGACAGCCATGCTGCACGAACTGGGCCTGGACGCCTTCGGACTCGACCTCGCCCCCGGCATGATCGACCACGCCCGGCAGGCCCATCCGGCGCTGCGCTTCCAGGAGGCGCGGATGGAATCCCTGCCGATCGAGGACGCCACGCTCGGCGGCGTACTGGCCCACTACTCGATGATCCACACTCCTCCGGGAGAACTGCCGGAACTGCTCGCCGAGCAGGCACGCGTCCTGGCGCCGGATGGCCTGCTCCTGGTCTCCTTCTTCGGGACCGACGAACAAGAACCGGTCCGCTTCGACCACAAGGTGGCGCCTGCCTACAGCTGGCCGGCGGATCGCCTGGCCGAACTGCTGGCCGACGCCGAGCTCGTTCCCTTCGCCCGGTTGCTCCACGATCCAGCCTCCGAAAGGGGCTTCCTCGACGCCCATCTGCTGGCCCGCCGTTCGTAG